ttgtggcAATTTCCAATGGGCTCGGTCGTTTTGAGTCTACGTCTCGATATCTAATGCAAGTTATTCGACGTTTggatgaaaaaattacaactgTCGAAGTTGtagaattacaaaaacaaggaGCAACTCTTAAGGTAAGTCCATATTTTCATAATAGATTGTTAACTTATTGCTATCTCACCCCCACAAATAATAACTTCAAATTTATCATGTTTCAGCTAAAGCAATTTGATTGGGTTACATGTTCAGGACCTGATGCTTTGGCTCGCATCAATGAACTTGATATTTCAGATCCTCTATCAATACCTGGAAATATCACTATCACAGTTGACTCAGTGCTGAGTGCAGATGTTCAATCTCCACTCAAAGTTAGTATCATTACCAACTGTACATTTTCTCAAATCATTAATTAACTTATCTTTAAAAGGTTGCTGTAAGAGTACAAAAGAAGGTGGGATTTTTTTGGATTGATGTCCCTTGTGTTGATAATGTTGGTTCATGTGACTATGAGGATCTATGTGCCATTATTCCCTTTCCACCTGGTGAACCATGTCCTGAGCCATTTTTATCATTAAATTTGCCTTGCAACTGCCCAGTTTCAAAGGTATTCTCATCAGTTTCTTTTAGTTGAAATACGATGCTATATTATTTGATACGTTTAGGGAGAatacgttttaaaaaataagctaGTCCATATTCCGGATGAACATATCCCACAGTTCCTGGCTCGTGGACAGTACAGTGTCCAAGTTCAGGCTTCGATGAATAGTCAAGAAGTGGTTTGTTTTCAATCTAAATTTGCCTTGGTTTAAAAACATACACCTATATGTCTATAACTTTGAAATAACTAACGAACTCTACAACTAACGAAATGTTGCCATACAATTTTAGCCTTAATTTGTGGTTTAAAAATTGcgttaaaataatattattggCATTGCAATACAATGACTGACTTGCCATTTAGTCATTTACTATTCCTTTCTTCCATTCaaatcgttttttcttctattaaaACTCATGCGCACAGTAAGGGATCAGATTGTAGGAAATCTTACCTCTTCTGTGAATTTTTTGCGATTGATTCCgatttaatttctaatttatgaaaataaaaaatccaaaagcCTTATTACTCTCGCCTTATCTATGGCTGCAATTAACCAACAAATGCGATCCTGCCTCCCCTTAGGAGGAAGCGGTGTGGAGATAGTCAAACCTCAAATTTGCTTACAAAGTATAGCCTCTGAAGGTTTATATTTGATTAGTGTTTCATCCTTTGGTCTTTCCATTTTAGTCgacactttcattttcttgaaatgggTATCAGATGTGTCTTTTACgtgttggctttttttgtggtaattttttatggGCTCGGTCGTTTTGAATCTACGTCTCGATATCTAATGCAAGTTATTCGACATTTggatgaaaaaattacaactgTCGAACTCGtagaattacaaaaacaaaggGCTAGTTTTAAGGTTAGTCCACAATGAAttgttttgataatttttctcCCACAAATAATACTGTaccttcaaatttttaatgtttcagcTAAAGAACTTTGTTTGGGATACGTGTTCAGGACCTGATGCTTTGGCTCGCATAAATGAACTTGATATTTCAGATCCTCTTTCAATACCTGGAGATATCACTATCACAGTTGATTTTTTGCTGAAAGAAGATGTTCAATCTCCACTAAAAGTTAGTATCATCGGTCTGTACATTTTCTCAAATGATTAATTAACTTGTCTGAAAAGGCCGCTGTAAGGGTA
The window above is part of the Daphnia pulex isolate KAP4 chromosome 3, ASM2113471v1 genome. Proteins encoded here:
- the LOC124191467 gene encoding ganglioside GM2 activator-like; the protein is MDIRCAFYVLSFFVAISNGLGRFESTSRYLMQVIRRLDEKITTVEVVELQKQGATLKLKQFDWVTCSGPDALARINELDISDPLSIPGNITITVDSVLSADVQSPLKVAVRVQKKVGFFWIDVPCVDNVGSCDYEDLCAIIPFPPGEPCPEPFLSLNLPCNCPVSKGEYVLKNKLVHIPDEHIPQFLARGQYSVQVQASMNSQEVVCFQSKFALV
- the LOC124191466 gene encoding ganglioside GM2 activator-like isoform X1 codes for the protein MGIRCVFYVLAFFVVIFYGLGRFESTSRYLMQVIRHLDEKITTVELVELQKQRASFKLKNFVWDTCSGPDALARINELDISDPLSIPGDITITVDFLLKEDVQSPLKAAVRVQKKMGFFWIDVPCIDNIGSCDYEDLCALIPFKPVGEPCPEPFLSLKLPCACPFSQGNYDVKNFLVHIPDEPIPEILLGGEYSVHVQALMNSQEVICFTSQFVIA